The DNA sequence TCTTCTTAAAGTTCATATCCAGTAGGGATCAAAGTTAGATGAGGTTTTATCTTCCTTCATTCACCCTGCAGTTGGACGCTTCTGCCAActagtgcagtttcagtctacatccATTTTTATCCAGACTCATAAGAGTTCACCGTGAACtttgaaatctaatcagttcatatTTGAGTCCTTTTTCTACTGGTCAAAAATCTATGTAACACtaactaacatctggcttttgtctgcaatgggaatggagttaatcggcattcactcccgggtcaaagGACTCGAATCGGCTCCAGTTACAATAAACAGTGACAGAAATGTGACACCCGGGAGAACAACTGTGAGGTGAGAGCGCCTCAGTTTTCGTTGTGTTCGTGACACAGTGGGGGGAAAATATTAGAAAGGTTAACTCCTCTAGTGGCAACGGGAAATGAGTCAATCTCCtttttttagcaggtttatcTGTATACCTGCTAATTGTGGAGGTACAAGtaacaactggtcaaaattcgaagaaattcccttcaggcagacttgagatataaTGTTCTAGAccccaaaaacatgttttctgagGTGGCCTtgatcctgacctttgacccgaGACCACCCAAGTCTGATCAGTTACTTTGAGaatctaagtgaacatttgggccaaatttgaaaggattctctaAAGGTGTTATTAACACATTCATGAACAAAAACTTTAGTCtttgaggtcacagtgacctttgaccactaaaatctCATcactttgagtccaagtgaacgtttgcaccaaatttgaaggaaTTCCCTGCTGGTGTACCTGAAATGCTGTATTCACaaggaaaaatgtgtttattcgTTAGACTTTTGACCAAAAAAATCTTATCAGCACATTCTTGAGTGCAActgaatgtttttatcaaaattttaagaaattcctACGAGGAATTGTTGAGGTGTCATGTTCAGAATGGGAAGGACAGACAACTAGAAAACATACGACCTCTAGCCATTGGCATAAAAATccataaatataaaacagacagAATGTGTGCGCGCGTGTTCACCTGCGGAACAGTTTGACATTGCCTGTGTTGTTTCGGATGGTGGACCACTGGTTGACCAGCGGGATGGAGAGGTTTTTGGCCAGATGGGAGGAATCGCAGGGCATGAGGGACGAGCTGGTgaatcacagagaaaacaaggtTTCAACACTTTGcaacatgtggaaaaaaacatctgcacacTCAAATatgtgcaaatatatatattttttatttacaagcTTTTTGTCAGAGTCCTTCTTTAAGGTTTCAGATGCATGTACCAGTTTAATGTCTTTAAGCTGCAGCACCTCAGCCAAGTCGGATTTTCTCCTTATTTTAGCAAAATGATATGGACCCAATTATTTAAGATTGATCTAGAAAAATGCATATTTGTTATGAATTTAAACACAGTCTGACACACAGCAGAAATAAGCTATGGGGGAAAGTGGGGACTTGGGGGCATTCTGGGTGCTGTAACAGCACCAAGCTTCACACCTTCAGGTATTTGGTTTTCACTGCATCGTGATACACTTGAAATCAGATGTGTTGGAGTATTAAACGTGCAGCCTCTTACTCTGCATTGCATCATAAACCAGTATAATCAAAAATGGCATCTGCATCAAATTTTAAGTCTTGTTTATTCTTCTATagagaaacattaaatatatttatagacCAATAACGTGAAAATAACAACTGTTCCTAATTATAAGGTTATTTCAAAATGCCCATTTTACTTCCTCGTTAAACTCCTGCTACTAAACGTGCAcgtgtgaaaagcaaacacatgTTTGAGAGGAGGAACCCATAGGTGAATTTCATCCAAACAGGATCTGCTGTGACTATAGCATGTGGTTATAGTTGGAGATTTTTATTAGCTCAACATGTTTTCTTACAGTTGTGCCTGTAGCTCCAGCACaatgtcctccagctccttcttctcctgttGGCTCTGGAccatcagctcctccaccttGGATCTCAGACACTTGTTCTCCGTCTCCACGTTCTTCAGCTGGGACTCCCGCAAAcgcaccagctcctccaggtaaCCCTGCACACCAAGAAACAAGGTTAGTATTTAGACgtcattcattttgtttcagaAATGGATCTTGTTGTGGATTCACCTTCTGGGCGTAGACGATCTTAaacctctgctccatcttgcGGCACTTGTTGCTCCAGCTCTCCTCGTCAGTCACCAGAGGGATGTAGGGATGCTCGGGGACGCTCTCCTCGCTGTTGCTGCTGTCCACGCTGCGGCGGTCGTCCTCGTCGCTCAGGTAGTCGTAACTGCACGAGAGCGAGAGGGGGCATGAGGGTTAAAAGGTTGCACTTGCACACACGTGAACTGCTAAAGGTGAAGTGACAAGATGGACTGGGTGGGGGTCACCTCTGGGTGAACTTCAGGTAGGGGGTGTAATCAACCATAGCTGGAGATTTCCCGTCCAGAGTCTCACCCTTCAAgcaaaaactgcagagaaagagacaagaaGACAGACTGGTTCTCAAAACTGCATTAATGACTGAAGGACTTTTTTGGTCTTAGAAATGCTGCATCcattgcagtttttaaaaccagattgaaaactgttttattcaCAAGAgtctttaaaggtccagtgtgtaagattgaaagggaaagggatctattggcagaaattgaatatcaaataatcctagtgatgttttcactggtgtgtttcatctaaattatacgaattgttgttttatttaacaaaaatgggcccttttatatttaaatactttatatatacacatcgGGAGCGGGTTCTCTCTACGGAGgatgccatgttttttttacagtagcccagaatggacaaactaaacaccttttgagtttttatgacaactgaaggcttccacaggttctctctcatgtttagaaggggagggtgaggtgaggggtgttcagctgcaacatgcaacttcaccactagatgtcactaaattctacatgCTGAACCTTTAACTAAACAATTTTAAAGGTCATATCATCATtacctattattataattttaatattttaaacagTTCTGTCTAttctattttgtatttttttctctttcaacttatttttaaggttttaaaCATATTCatcctttatatttatttcacctcttttattctctttacCTCTTTTATTCAACTCTTTTTAATCTCATATTTGCTTGACAAttgttaaaaacaaagagaaaaaagtgatATCTTGATTTGGTCTCTTTTTTGTTTATAATGTCCCTGtgcagcaccttgaatctatctctgtgtatgaaatgtgctttatgaATAAAACGGCCTTGCTTAACCTTTTACCCCAAACCTGATGGGTAAACATATACTAATCCATAGGTAAATATCTATGCACTCAAATGCAGGACGAAAGAAAAATCCCAAAGTGTTTGTTCTGCTGTATATCGagtacaaatttaaatataaaaacatttatagaAAAATGGCCACTATGTCTCTGCATATGTTTCAGAAATAATGTCACTTTCATAACTGATATTGAAATACATTAAAAGTAAGAAGGTGCATACACATCTTCACACAATTTATTACCTCTCCAATTGTGGCGTGGATACGGttcaggcatgtttaggagactgatttCTATACGTGGGTGCAACTTGGtgagcttgattgaatttaaggagactatTAGGCGGAGAATTTGCTACTGTGCTtctgagtgccactctagttaTTAATGGATACACAAATACATCCATTAATATCTTAAGAGGTTTATTAACTAGAAGAGTTTATATTCCACCATGAGATTGCAAAAGATTTCTGTGACAGATTATTCATagatattttatgtattttattattatttcagtttaattCGACTGAAGATCCATCTGTACTACGAACAAAGTTTAAGCCAAATTCAAAATCATAGTAGTAATAATTCATGTAACAGACCATAAAGTAGATTCCACATAAGTGTGTTGATTTGAAAAGCCTTGAGTACACtaatgtatgcatgtgtatgtacTTATTGAAACACTTTATATCAGAGTCTGCAGGGTGTGTCCTCACCTGAAGTCAATGGCACTCAGTCCAATCAGCATCCCGGTCAGAACTGTGGCCTCCTCTCTCAGCATGATGGCCCCATCGTCATAGAACCTCCTGTCAAGTGAAGAGGTGGTTATCAAACCTTAACTCTCACATAAACCAATGATGACCGACTTTATAGTACAGCTAAGGTTCTAAACTTCTGGAGCAGGCATGTATTTCCCCCTGGTGGACAGAAAGTTCAACTCTTCTACTTATACACAAGACAAACTAAGTTGTTAGGATGAGCACACAAAGCCAGCATGGAGGTGAAGTACATTGTTGCagtttgagtaaaaaaaaaaaaaatatattcattggGGTTATcaacacagactgtatataaagatggacgacatgacagctccccaaaagtgaagccaaagtgtctcgactgccccctggtggctgtctgcaaTGTAGTTCATAAACCCTGCCCCAGCCATGTTAGTagagccaaactaaaaagtccaagtACACATCAGAatactttttttcaaagatggtttctgtcattttttaatcacactgatgtgtgttaatgtattCATTTTTCTGATGAGAaaactcgtgattggttgagcgcaCGTATCGGCGGGACCTTTTAATACCACGGCTCTATCCTCTGAACGCAGGCTCTGAATTACTTAATCAGCACAAGATGTCATTTTCGGGATATTTCCGCTTTATTTctagacagtgggaggaagtggagacgcatcgtccataCAGTCATTAAATCATTACTCTGACCTGGTGGTTCTTGTGTCTCTCAGAGCGGTGGACACATATTCAGAGAGACGTTTCTCCATCAGCGCCACTCGAATCCATGCCCGGCCCTGTGGGACAACGTGAGGAGGGAGTATGAACAGAGGGCttttttttcatgcttttttttcATACACCCATTTGTGCATCAAGACATTCTTGCCTTGGCTCGTGATGTGCTGATGTTCTCTATGTTTTCGATGCTGGCAATGCAGTTGTTCTGCACTTTGCTGCAGGCCACTCGGAGATACTCCCAGAAACTGCGTTGTCCATCTGAGCTGAACCAGCTTCCAGAACCTGAGTCAAGATTTAAACACAGCCGTGGATTATTTCACACTATAAACATGCAGCCACGGCAACAGTACAGCCAACTGAATAACCATGTATTGTCTTTGGCCTTTTGATCACAATAtcactttgtttgtgtggttaATATATAGGAAGGAGATTTATATTCTAGTTTTAGGTTAAATAACTTCTTGCAGTCACACTTCCTGAGTCATATGAACTGATGTGTGCATCTCTTTCCTTTGCTATATGTTACCTGCAGTGTTACCTTTGAAGCGGTGGCTGAGGATGTGCTCTAAAATGGCGGCAAAGTTAATAAACTCCTCAGATGAGTCATCTATGGGCTCTGCTGTGTACTTTTCTAGGAGAGTCTTTACAGAGAATCTGAAatagaagcacacacacagacatttgaattagaaaaGGACAGAAAAGTACAATAGGAAATAAAGGTCACTTCACATACGAAAGGAATTTGAACTTTGAGCCAGTTGCCTGCTGCACGAGCCTCTGAAATGCAGCCGTGTACTGTATCCAAGCTGACAAATGTACGACTGTATTTGAACCCTGCCACAAGAGCAGGGAGggttcttttcttcttttgggAACCATGCCATCTTATCATACTGAGGTCACCCCAATTGTTTTGTGTACAATGTACAATGTACCCCTTCAGTGCTTTGGCAGTGTTATGAAAACGATACAATTAATCCCCTGTCTTCTCAGCCTTTGTGCACGCTGTTCTTCCAGGTCCCTTTGGGTCGTGTCCTTTTGAGCACTGGCCAGCATCGAAGAATGATCAAATAATTCCCTCCCCCTCATCTATACATGGTGGCCTGATCTATTTAGGGCTGGTAGTGCAGCTTTGGCTTTTGACCTCACAAGCTCACCCTGCTGCACCACGAGAGAGAAGCGAGTCAGCGTGCATGTTAGGAGCCGGTGATCAGGCACGGGCTCGGGCTGACTGCCTCAGCTTCGATGGGCAACACTAGCATCACAGAGGGCAAGACTGCCCTGGCAGTGGGAAAGACCTCCATAGCCAGGGGGAAAACTACAGTCGCCTTGGGAAACTCCTCCATCTTCAGGGGAGTGACCACCACCTCCATGGGAGACTCTACCATTCAAAGGCAAAAGACGACCGTGGCTCTCGGAGGGGCCAGCTTCTCCCGGGGAACCACGACCACCTCCTTCCGCAAAGCCTTGATGTCCAAGCGCAGGACCACCTAGATGGACAGGACCCCTGAAGCCAGGGCTAAGGCACCCAAAGCATCCAAACAGTCCAAACAAGGCTTTAACAATGAGTGGAAATCCACATTCTCATCAAGCAAGACCTCCTTCACCAAAGGCAGGGTTTCGATCCTGAGGAATAAGTACGCCATCTCCTGGGGCAAATCCTCGATCTCCTGGAGCAGAACCACAGTAATTTTGGGCAACGCCGGCATAGCAGTGGGCAAAACATCTGTCACACGAGGGGAGACCACGAGCTCACTCACCACTCTGACACTCACTCATGGGACcaagtctgtgtctgtggtcaaAACCACCCTCATCAGGGGCAAAGAAACGCACAGCAACGTCTACTGGaattttcacacatgaatcCTGCACACACTTAAAAAGCCAAGGATATGTCTGTCTGGTCAGTTTTAGCAGGTTAGTAGAATAAAGAGCTGCTATGTttgtgatcagtgtgtgtcaaaGAGTTACAGATCAATAAGAACAGGACCCGCCTGCGCAGAGTACAACAGGCGATTCTCAGGTGCGAACACGCTAAGGGAGTCGCGAGTCTAATGGGTTTGCAATCAAGAGCCGTGCCGAGCGTGTTATGCAAATGTGACGGCGATGAGACGACGGCTTATGGTGTGTCAACTTGGCAGGGAGGGGAAATGtgaaacagctgtgtgtgatgTATGTGGAGACAcaaaagagagtgtgtgaatgcTTTTCATCAGCACGGtgctcctgtttttttgtgcatgtaaagTCATCAACATTGGTATAAATGTGGTATACTTGTGCAAGCTGATGAGATTGCTTGATATTCTGAAGTCTGTCTGCATTACCATAACTATTCTGCCCTATGTTACATAGAAGCTGACTGATGTAACAGTGCTTATAAAGGTTAACATGTCTAAACCCTGCTTGGCTTGGTTGTTTTGTATGTAGAGCTGACTTTTTATTGGGATTTTCAATCATCTAAATAAAACGGAGGGAAATAAAGAGGGAATTGCTGGAATGGGTTGTGAACAGGTCAACGaggacagaaacagagggaCCACACCTATATATCAAATGGAGGGACAACCCAAATACAAGGCGGGTGCAATCACAGCCTAAAATAAATGTGGAGAAGATGGAAGACATGCATCCTTTCTTTTATCAAATCCGAATCGATGCGACTCGTTTCACATATGGTGCATACAGTCGTACACAGAGGGAATATCTTACAATCAGAGGCTATAGGGAACAATGGCTCAGAAGAAAGTGATGTCACCGCAGATTGTCCCCTTTGCAACAATGTGTCCTTCAACTGTCCGGTGTCGTCGTGGTGATGGGACAATCGCACCACTGTCCCGGACTCCCCAGATAGGCTGTGGCCACCTACGGCTGCCTCTGTCCATTCACAGGGACACATGGGTGGTATGTGGCCTTCCAGAGCCCACGTCGACCAGCTCAACGAGGGCATTATGCGACACGGGGGTCGTGCTATCCACGCTTAGCATTCTGGTCCTCTCTGGATTGTAGCTGATGTTACTATTACCCGTGAGGTTTCGCAGAGCAGGGCGTGCTGCATGAGTGTGTGATGCTTCGCTTCGAGTGAGCCCCGAACCCCGCCGTCGAATCTGGGTCAGGAAGACAAGCTTCTCCTCAATGGGCAACACCAGCTTCACCGAGGGGAAGACGGCCCTTTCCCTGGGCAACACCACCATAAAGAGGGGGAAGAGCAAGCTCGCCATGGGGAACTCCTCCATCACCAGAGGCAGGAAAACGACATCCCTGGGCTCCTCCACCATCACCAGTGGGAAGACCAAGATCGCCCTGGGCAGTGCCTCCTTCAGCAGaggcaccaccaccacctcgtTTCGGAAAGCCTTCTTCCCCAAGCGCAAGACGCTCTAGATGAGAGGGGAGCGCACTGCGGGGTGGGGGGACTGGCAGAACCTGTCACGAGAAAACGGCACCATCACAGAGAACATACAGACACCACCACAGCAGCCGAGCAGGGTCTATTCCAACTGAGAGCCAAAACTGGATTAAATTTACTTTTGGAGCCTTTGACTTGTTGCGATCATGCCGGATTTATCAAGAACACAGGTCAGTGGCTGTCTGATAATGTTTTCTGCTAAGTCAGGGTTTAAATGTAGAGTAGAGCTCATGAGAGTTAGGTTAGGTAGGGCTCCTGCAAGTATGTGCTCTACTCCATCATTACCCAGAAAAATCCACTTGGCTGGTGATGCCAGTTTAATAGCAAGCAAGAATATTGTGTTTTAGAGCGGATGCTACTTTGACGTGACTTGCTTTCAGGAATCTGCTCAGAAAATAAGTTTTGCTTGTAGAGAAAGGTACAATTCTGTCAAAAAAGTCACGGTGCACAAGGGTAACTGTTCATAAATTCCCTGTTTGTGCATCAAGTAACTCCTCATTATGGAGAAACCTTCAAGTGCCCCCAGTGGTTCCCAGGGAGTGTGGGCTCCATGATTAATGGCCCGAGCATTTAAAATCATAACAGAGGGAAGTCAACTGTAGCAAAAGGCCTCTCTGACCTGATAAAGAGACAGCATTATCTCCAAAAGAACATTACGGCCGACGCTTGTAAATTCTCTTGATGTGAAGGGGGGAAATCGCTGGCGTGGCTTAAATGTAATTGGTTGGAGTGGAGTAGCAA is a window from the Hippoglossus hippoglossus isolate fHipHip1 chromosome 8, fHipHip1.pri, whole genome shotgun sequence genome containing:
- the rundc3aa gene encoding RUN domain-containing protein 3A isoform X1, giving the protein MESGCMQTAMAMGLTSKKASARSVGVERKNLITVCRFSVKTLLEKYTAEPIDDSSEEFINFAAILEHILSHRFKGNTAGSGSWFSSDGQRSFWEYLRVACSKVQNNCIASIENIENISTSRAKGRAWIRVALMEKRLSEYVSTALRDTRTTRRFYDDGAIMLREEATVLTGMLIGLSAIDFSFCLKGETLDGKSPAMVDYTPYLKFTQSYDYLSDEDDRRSVDSSNSEESVPEHPYIPLVTDEESWSNKCRKMEQRFKIVYAQKGYLEELVRLRESQLKNVETENKCLRSKVEELMVQSQQEKKELEDIVLELQAQLSSLMPCDSSHLAKNLSIPLVNQWSTIRNNTGNVKLFRRRSFHSLEQLSADVSLNSDSQRTDGRQNGDAAWTSAGKDNTPSMLGLCGSLMSLPSSKSLASLKSSECLVNISTDPSPALSPS
- the zwi gene encoding zwilling, coding for MGNTSFTEGKTALSLGNTTIKRGKSKLAMGNSSITRGRKTTSLGSSTITSGKTKIALGSASFSRGTTTTSFRKAFFPKRKTL
- the rundc3aa gene encoding RUN domain-containing protein 3A isoform X2 — encoded protein: MESGCMQTAMAMGLTSKKASARSVGVERKNLITVCRFSVKTLLEKYTAEPIDDSSEEFINFAAILEHILSHRFKGSGSWFSSDGQRSFWEYLRVACSKVQNNCIASIENIENISTSRAKGRAWIRVALMEKRLSEYVSTALRDTRTTRRFYDDGAIMLREEATVLTGMLIGLSAIDFSFCLKGETLDGKSPAMVDYTPYLKFTQSYDYLSDEDDRRSVDSSNSEESVPEHPYIPLVTDEESWSNKCRKMEQRFKIVYAQKGYLEELVRLRESQLKNVETENKCLRSKVEELMVQSQQEKKELEDIVLELQAQLSSLMPCDSSHLAKNLSIPLVNQWSTIRNNTGNVKLFRRRSFHSLEQLSADVSLNSDSQRTDGRQNGDAAWTSAGKDNTPSMLGLCGSLMSLPSSKSLASLKSSECLVNISTDPSPALSPS